A window of Leptotrichia wadei contains these coding sequences:
- a CDS encoding alpha/beta hydrolase — translation MLFLTGELDSHASVISFLGNVGIGKNRRFFNPLINGKVDKKDYSERIDEFLKNWDLMDISKYKNITFIGYSNGANFTLGLLEKRPDIANTTILLHPSNFDWQFTKKPEKNKIIATTGALDLMAPAADVVKLKNQLSGIGYEEFQIIMLDSGHEITNEEIEKLKEIYKK, via the coding sequence TTGCTGTTTTTAACTGGCGAACTGGACTCCCATGCAAGTGTAATCAGCTTTTTAGGAAATGTTGGAATTGGAAAAAATAGAAGATTCTTTAATCCGCTTATAAACGGAAAAGTCGATAAAAAAGATTATTCAGAAAGAATTGATGAATTTCTAAAAAACTGGGATTTAATGGATATTTCAAAATATAAAAATATAACATTCATCGGATATTCCAACGGAGCAAACTTTACTCTCGGACTTTTGGAAAAACGTCCGGATATTGCCAATACAACTATACTCTTACATCCATCAAATTTCGATTGGCAATTTACGAAAAAGCCTGAAAAAAATAAAATTATTGCTACAACAGGCGCTTTAGATTTAATGGCTCCAGCCGCAGATGTAGTAAAATTAAAAAATCAGCTTTCAGGCATTGGTTATGAAGAGTTTCAGATAATAATGCTAGATAGCGGACACGAAATAACTAATGAAGAAATCGAAAAATTAAAAGAAATTTATAAAAAATAA